The window GCGTCAAAGTGTAGTATAAATTGTTCCAACATTCCTTCTTCTGCACCATTGCCAAGTAATTTATACATTATATCTTGAGAGGAAGTCTTAGTCCTTACTACTTTTCCATTATACTCTTCCGCTATTTTTTCAACAATATGGCTGGCAGATATGGGGACAACAACTGTACCTCCTTTAACTGTCTTAAACAACATGATTGATATAAGGGCAATATACATATCTTCAGTAATTATCCTGCCTTTATTATCTACGAGCATCATTTTTTCCGAAAAATCTTCTACAGAAACACCCATATCAAAATTACCCATTTTTACATAACTTGTAAAGAAGTTTACATCGTCAGAAGTCATACTTGCTCTTTTTGTCTTGATATTTATAAGTTTTAAATTTAATAATTCCACTTTACAACCAAGCTGCTCAAGCAAGTTTTTCATGATTTCTGCAACAAATTGAGATGTTGTATTTAGAATAATTCTATAATCCATTTTCTTGGATTTTACACTATTAATAATATTTCTCATATAAAAACTGCTATAGTTCTGGACAGGTATAACATCCTTTATACAATCTCCTTCACAGCGGGAAAAATCTTCCCGTATAAAAACATTTTCAATTTTTCTTTCCAGTGCCCTGCTAATATTACATCCATTACTATCCATTATATCTATAAACAGCCGTGCAGGATTATGCCGTGAAGTACCTATGTGTATTCCTCCATCAGTATTATAGAATCTAATAGCCGACCTTGAGATGGGCAGCAGCATTTCACCAAAATCATGGACCTCAATACCTGTAGTAAGTAGGCCTGCTATAAATGCCATTTTTATCATCTTTGATGAAGGGTTATTATCACAGCTTACACCGATAACCCCTTTTTCTTTAAAAATAGCTCCATAAGCTGCACCAAGCTTTGATGCATATTCTGGGGTAATATCTACGTTAATTTCCCCAGTTATTCCTCTGTTTCCAAAAATATTTCTTGTATATTTTGTACCCCATACAAGATTGGAATTAATTTCTACCCCTTCATCAATCAATTTATTCGGCCATATTTTTATATTAGGCTTTATTATTGCATTTTCCCTTATTACAGTATCATCGCCAATTATAGAATTTTCAAAAGCCTTTGAAGAATTATACAAGTGAACTTTATTACATACCACGCTTCCCCTTAATTCAACTCTGTGGTCAATTAGACAATTCTTCCATATAATACTTCGTTTTATACTTGCCCGTCCATCAATAATATTTGAATCACCAATCACTGAATACCCGCCGATAATACTATCTTTCTTTATCCTTGTATGTTTCCCTATAATACATGGAGACTGAATTCTAACGTTTTCATCAATAACTGTACCATCATCAACCCATACCCTATCCTTTATTTCCTTCCCCGGTACATTTATTTTTACCTTTCCATCCATTATATCAATATGGGATTGAATGTATACACCCGGGTCTCCAATATCGCACCAGTAATCATCTATTATGTATCCATACATTGGAAAACCCTTTCTTAATAAAATAGGAAATAAATCTCTGCTAAAATCAAACATTTCATTCTTATTAAAAAAACTTAGCACGACCGGGGACAATATATATATACCTGTATTTACCGTATCACTAAATACTTCTCCCCAACTGGGTTTTTCCAAGAACCGGATTACCCTTCCTTCATCATCGGTTACAACTACACCATATTCAAGAGGTACATCTACTTTTTTCAGGAGTAATGTTGCTATTGAACCTTTATTAAAATGAAATTTTATTGCTTCTTCTAAGTTTGCATCAGTCAGTGCATCGCCGCTTATAACTATAAAAG is drawn from Bacillota bacterium and contains these coding sequences:
- a CDS encoding NTP transferase domain-containing protein, encoding MKAVIMAGGEGTRLRPLTCNRPKPMVPIVNKPMMEHIVELLKKYNFTEIAVTLQYMPEIIKDYFGDGKEFGVNFNYYVETVPLGTAGSVKNAEEFLDDTFIVISGDALTDANLEEAIKFHFNKGSIATLLLKKVDVPLEYGVVVTDDEGRVIRFLEKPSWGEVFSDTVNTGIYILSPVVLSFFNKNEMFDFSRDLFPILLRKGFPMYGYIIDDYWCDIGDPGVYIQSHIDIMDGKVKINVPGKEIKDRVWVDDGTVIDENVRIQSPCIIGKHTRIKKDSIIGGYSVIGDSNIIDGRASIKRSIIWKNCLIDHRVELRGSVVCNKVHLYNSSKAFENSIIGDDTVIRENAIIKPNIKIWPNKLIDEGVEINSNLVWGTKYTRNIFGNRGITGEINVDITPEYASKLGAAYGAIFKEKGVIGVSCDNNPSSKMIKMAFIAGLLTTGIEVHDFGEMLLPISRSAIRFYNTDGGIHIGTSRHNPARLFIDIMDSNGCNISRALERKIENVFIREDFSRCEGDCIKDVIPVQNYSSFYMRNIINSVKSKKMDYRIILNTTSQFVAEIMKNLLEQLGCKVELLNLKLINIKTKRASMTSDDVNFFTSYVKMGNFDMGVSVEDFSEKMMLVDNKGRIITEDMYIALISIMLFKTVKGGTVVVPISASHIVEKIAEEYNGKVVRTKTSSQDIMYKLLGNGAEEGMLEQFILHFDAIGGLVKILDFMAINKYKLSDMVDMIPTFHMDRKEVECPWNAKGKVIRQIIQEQSGKTIETMEGVKIYNDNGWVLILPDADLPICRIISESYSQEFAEELSTIYADKIREISREN